One window of Phycisphaeraceae bacterium genomic DNA carries:
- a CDS encoding sulfite exporter TauE/SafE family protein: protein MQIEIWPLVIAVFTASVLGSMHCAGMCGAFLAIAVTQGERAVSPALLQLAYHGGRLLTYSALGAVAGLLGSAVDLAGEAAGIGRIAAVGAGVMMIGFGAIAIMRHYGIRIAPARVPRVLQTAVARGHRMVMNKPPLVRSASIGLLTTLLPCGWLYAFAITAAGTGRADTGAITMAVFWVGTLPVLVTLGMGLSRASGLLKRRMPLATSLALIAIGAFTAMDRLAVPAMATHGKADASIERLSTLADETPACCAGPGADEDEQSAVGERP, encoded by the coding sequence GTGCAGATCGAGATCTGGCCGCTTGTGATCGCCGTCTTCACCGCATCCGTGCTGGGAAGCATGCACTGCGCCGGCATGTGCGGCGCATTCCTCGCCATCGCGGTCACGCAGGGCGAGCGAGCGGTCTCCCCCGCGCTGCTCCAACTCGCCTACCACGGAGGCCGCCTTCTCACATACTCGGCCCTCGGAGCCGTTGCGGGCCTTCTCGGCTCCGCCGTCGACCTCGCCGGTGAGGCCGCCGGAATCGGACGAATCGCGGCTGTCGGAGCCGGAGTCATGATGATCGGCTTCGGTGCGATCGCGATCATGCGTCACTACGGCATCCGAATCGCCCCGGCTCGCGTGCCTCGCGTCCTCCAGACCGCGGTCGCACGCGGGCATCGCATGGTCATGAACAAGCCGCCGCTCGTCCGATCCGCCTCGATCGGACTGCTCACAACACTCCTCCCGTGCGGCTGGCTCTACGCGTTCGCCATCACCGCCGCCGGCACGGGCCGCGCCGATACCGGCGCGATCACCATGGCGGTCTTCTGGGTCGGCACGCTCCCGGTTCTTGTGACGCTCGGCATGGGATTATCGCGTGCTTCCGGCCTCCTCAAACGCAGAATGCCGCTCGCGACATCGCTCGCTCTCATCGCCATCGGTGCCTTCACCGCGATGGATCGCCTCGCGGTGCCCGCCATGGCTACACACGGGAAGGCCGATGCCTCGATCGAGCGACTGAGCACGCTCGCCGACGAGACGCCCGCGTGCTGCGCCGGTCCCGGAGCCGATGAAGATGAGCAGTCGGCAGTGGGGGAGAGACCATGA
- a CDS encoding FixH family protein produces MQATENTPARQRPRGLRAVPGALWLVFGLLAMNFTVVGVTIYLVSRDTHFAVEPDYYQRAVEWDASKAELARSAALGWNAALDVPDARSASGNRTLTIRLTDRDGQPITGANIDVVAFHHGSAAARFEAVMVERGAGIYQGEVPLRDAGLHEVRLIASRDDEHFVTSVRQDWKRAD; encoded by the coding sequence ATGCAGGCGACTGAAAACACTCCCGCCCGCCAACGGCCGCGCGGCCTGCGAGCCGTGCCCGGCGCACTCTGGCTGGTCTTCGGACTGCTCGCGATGAACTTCACGGTCGTCGGCGTCACGATCTACCTCGTCTCTCGCGACACACACTTTGCCGTCGAGCCCGACTACTACCAGCGCGCCGTCGAATGGGACGCATCCAAAGCCGAGCTGGCACGCTCGGCCGCCCTCGGCTGGAACGCAGCCCTCGACGTGCCAGACGCACGCTCGGCGTCCGGCAACCGGACCCTCACGATCCGACTCACCGATCGAGATGGACAACCGATCACCGGCGCGAACATCGATGTCGTCGCGTTCCATCACGGGTCCGCGGCCGCACGCTTCGAAGCCGTCATGGTCGAAAGAGGCGCGGGAATCTACCAGGGCGAGGTCCCGCTCCGCGATGCGGGACTTCACGAGGTGCGACTGATCGCATCCCGCGACGACGAACACTTCGTGACTTCCGTCAGGCAGGACTGGAAGCGGGCCGACTGA
- the ccoG gene encoding cytochrome c oxidase accessory protein CcoG, translating into MQASGTDRAGGPPEVLSTLTREGKRKWICPKLSKGRYLTARRAVAIVLIAIFTLVPYLRMNGRPLVLLDVASRRFTLFGTTFLPNDTVLLALLLVLVFVGIFLATSLFGRVWCGWACPQTVYMEFVFRPIERLLNGKPGATRKNWIARSGFANPLKYLIYLLISMYLAHTFLAYFVGVEKLAEWVRRSPTEHPTSFLVMLGVTAAMMFDFSYFREQTCIVACPYGRFQSVMLDRDSLIVTYDRTRGEPRGKKRPAKPQPTDLSLKVLSNDVSSTGEEKIGDCVDCHLCVTTCPTGIDIRNGLQMECINCAQCIDACDAVMTKLGRATGLIRYSSQNAVEGSARHVIRPRVVIYAAIMTLLASLFVYALSTKSTASVIIVRGRGAPFTETAGGMITNRASIKLTNRTESPIEFSLSVVGIPGATITHEESLAVDPESSKVVPVTIGVPFSAFTRGRIESVIRVSGKDGAYTKDVRFLLMGPGSLGLSSGDTTAAPRDHTQSGSADSDKEKHDAGD; encoded by the coding sequence ATGCAGGCCTCGGGTACAGATCGGGCTGGCGGGCCTCCGGAAGTGCTCTCAACGCTCACACGCGAAGGGAAGCGCAAATGGATCTGCCCCAAGCTATCCAAGGGACGCTACCTGACAGCTCGCCGTGCCGTCGCGATCGTCCTCATCGCGATCTTCACGCTGGTCCCCTATCTCCGCATGAATGGGCGCCCGCTGGTCCTCCTCGATGTCGCGTCCAGACGCTTCACGCTCTTCGGGACGACCTTCCTCCCGAACGACACAGTCCTCCTCGCTCTCCTTCTGGTTCTCGTCTTCGTGGGGATATTCCTCGCCACCTCACTCTTCGGGCGCGTCTGGTGCGGATGGGCATGCCCCCAGACTGTCTACATGGAGTTCGTCTTCAGGCCGATCGAACGCCTCCTCAACGGAAAGCCGGGCGCAACCCGCAAGAACTGGATCGCCCGCAGCGGGTTCGCAAACCCACTGAAGTACCTGATCTACCTCCTGATCTCGATGTATCTGGCCCACACGTTCCTGGCCTACTTCGTCGGCGTCGAGAAACTCGCCGAGTGGGTCCGCCGCTCCCCGACCGAACACCCGACCTCCTTTCTCGTCATGCTCGGCGTGACCGCCGCGATGATGTTCGATTTCTCATACTTTCGCGAGCAGACCTGCATCGTCGCGTGCCCTTACGGGCGCTTCCAGAGCGTGATGCTCGACCGCGATTCGCTCATCGTCACCTACGACAGAACTCGGGGTGAGCCCCGGGGCAAGAAGCGACCCGCAAAGCCCCAGCCGACAGATCTCTCCCTCAAGGTCCTATCCAACGACGTATCATCGACAGGCGAAGAGAAGATCGGCGATTGCGTAGATTGCCATCTCTGCGTCACAACCTGCCCCACAGGCATCGACATCCGCAACGGGTTGCAGATGGAGTGCATCAACTGCGCCCAGTGCATCGACGCCTGCGATGCCGTCATGACAAAGCTCGGCCGCGCAACGGGCCTGATCCGCTACTCGTCGCAGAACGCCGTCGAGGGTTCGGCACGCCACGTCATCCGCCCTCGCGTCGTGATCTACGCGGCAATCATGACGCTCCTCGCCTCGCTCTTCGTGTACGCCCTCTCAACCAAGTCCACAGCGTCGGTGATCATCGTGCGAGGCCGCGGTGCTCCCTTCACCGAAACTGCCGGCGGCATGATCACGAATCGCGCCAGCATCAAACTGACAAACCGCACCGAGTCACCGATCGAGTTCTCGCTCTCCGTCGTCGGGATCCCGGGCGCAACCATCACCCACGAAGAATCGCTCGCCGTCGACCCGGAAAGCTCGAAGGTGGTGCCCGTAACGATCGGCGTGCCGTTCTCGGCGTTCACGCGTGGCCGGATCGAGTCAGTCATCCGCGTCTCAGGGAAGGATGGAGCGTACACCAAAGACGTTCGCTTCCTCCTCATGGGACCCGGCTCTCTCGGTCTTTCTTCGGGAGACACCACCGCCGCCCCGCGCGATCACACGCAGAGCGGCTCAGCCGACAGCGACAAGGAGAAGCACGATGCAGGCGACTGA
- a CDS encoding c-type cytochrome, whose protein sequence is MNSTQNHGAQNPSGQASLMEHEYDGIREYDNPTPGWWHALFLASVFFSICYTAWYHVSPLSSSIWDKWRASEVEEFARIFGEIGDLEPDTPTIIKMMNDERMMAVAQGIFQGNCAACHAKDGGGINGVNLTDDHYKIVKTLPDIFNVITRGAANGAMPAWENMISKNERVILASYVASLRGTKPGTARPAEGEVIPAWPTE, encoded by the coding sequence ATGAACTCAACCCAGAACCATGGTGCGCAGAACCCATCAGGCCAGGCATCGCTGATGGAGCACGAGTACGACGGGATCCGCGAGTACGACAATCCCACGCCGGGGTGGTGGCACGCGCTGTTCCTGGCCTCCGTCTTCTTCTCGATCTGTTACACGGCGTGGTACCACGTCAGCCCCTTGTCCTCCTCAATCTGGGACAAGTGGCGGGCCTCTGAAGTCGAAGAGTTCGCGAGGATCTTCGGCGAGATCGGAGACCTCGAGCCGGATACTCCCACAATCATCAAGATGATGAACGACGAGCGGATGATGGCCGTCGCTCAGGGGATCTTCCAGGGCAACTGCGCCGCATGCCACGCCAAAGACGGAGGCGGCATCAACGGCGTCAATCTCACCGACGATCACTACAAGATCGTCAAGACGCTCCCGGACATCTTCAACGTCATCACCCGCGGTGCCGCCAACGGCGCGATGCCCGCATGGGAGAACATGATCTCAAAGAACGAGAGGGTCATCCTCGCGTCATACGTCGCCTCACTCCGCGGCACGAAGCCCGGCACGGCTCGCCCCGCGGAAGGCGAAGTCATCCCGGCGTGGCCGACCGAGTAA
- the ccoN gene encoding cytochrome-c oxidase, cbb3-type subunit I, giving the protein MSVQATSEAGALSGAQGDSGAMERFSYDDRIVRMFVGATILWGVVAMLVGLIVALQLAVPQLLNKSGFGWLTLIVDTEWISFGRLRPLHTNAAIFAFAGNAIFAAIYYSTQRLCKARMFSDILGRLHFWGWQAIIVSAALTLPLGITQSKEYAELEWPIDLAIAVVWVGFFGVNFFGTLVKRRERHMYVALWFYIATIVTVAMLHVFNNLTLPMVIAGAINGQSVTGADIAKSWPVYAGVQDAFMQWWYGHNAVAFFLTTPFLGLMYYFLPKAAEKPVYSYRLSIVHFWSLVFIYIWAGPHHLHYTALPAWASTLGMLFSLMLWMPSWGGMINGLLTLRGAWNKVASDPILKFFVVGITFYGMSTFEGPMLSIKSINALTHYTDWTIAHVHGGALGWNGFMTFGMLYWLAPRLFQTPLWSRKMMAAHFWLGTIGIVLYVLSIYAAGLTQGLMWRAFDESGRLAYPDFVETVTALVPMYWVRVVGGSLYLVGMLMCGLNIGMTWARRPKTYDEPVYEAPALSKVYVDPPRPGSRLEANVGLGHKADTFIQGWWHRVWERRPMKFTVWVFIAVAVASLFEIIPTFLIRSNVPTIESVKPYTPLELAGRDIYIAEGCYNCHSQMIRPIWAETKRYGEYSKPGEFVYDHPFQWGSRRIGPDLARVGGKQSHDWQVRHLEDPRQLIPQSLMPAYPHLLKQDLNFASIQARVDAMAMLGVPYAEAVRQGGAERLARAQAERIASELEAQGGYPGLSGKKVIAMVAYLQRLGTDIHAPVGGEEETATADASGSGETPAKEEKR; this is encoded by the coding sequence ATGAGCGTGCAAGCGACGAGCGAGGCAGGAGCCCTGTCCGGGGCGCAGGGTGATTCGGGCGCGATGGAGAGGTTCAGTTACGACGACAGGATCGTGCGCATGTTCGTCGGCGCCACGATCCTCTGGGGCGTCGTCGCGATGCTCGTCGGCCTGATCGTCGCCTTGCAGCTGGCAGTACCTCAGCTCCTGAACAAGTCCGGGTTCGGTTGGCTCACGCTCATCGTGGACACCGAGTGGATCAGTTTCGGCCGCCTCCGCCCCCTGCACACGAACGCCGCGATCTTCGCGTTCGCGGGCAACGCGATCTTCGCGGCCATCTACTACTCGACCCAGCGTCTATGCAAGGCCCGGATGTTCAGCGACATCCTCGGTCGCCTGCACTTCTGGGGATGGCAGGCGATCATCGTCTCCGCGGCACTGACACTCCCCCTGGGCATCACCCAGTCGAAGGAGTACGCCGAACTCGAGTGGCCGATCGACCTCGCGATCGCGGTGGTCTGGGTCGGCTTCTTCGGCGTCAACTTCTTCGGAACCCTCGTCAAGCGTCGCGAACGCCATATGTACGTCGCCCTCTGGTTCTACATCGCGACCATCGTGACCGTCGCGATGCTCCATGTCTTCAACAATCTCACCCTGCCCATGGTGATCGCGGGCGCGATCAACGGCCAGAGCGTCACCGGGGCCGACATCGCCAAGTCATGGCCCGTCTACGCGGGCGTGCAGGACGCGTTCATGCAGTGGTGGTACGGCCACAACGCCGTCGCGTTCTTCCTGACGACGCCCTTCCTCGGCCTCATGTACTACTTCCTGCCGAAAGCCGCTGAGAAACCCGTCTATTCGTACCGGCTCTCGATCGTCCACTTCTGGTCGCTGGTCTTCATCTACATCTGGGCTGGACCGCACCACCTTCACTACACCGCTCTCCCCGCGTGGGCCAGCACGCTCGGCATGCTCTTCTCGCTCATGCTCTGGATGCCGTCCTGGGGCGGCATGATCAACGGACTTCTGACCCTCCGCGGCGCATGGAACAAGGTCGCCAGCGATCCGATCCTGAAGTTCTTCGTTGTCGGCATCACCTTCTACGGCATGTCCACCTTCGAGGGGCCGATGCTCTCGATCAAGAGCATCAACGCCCTGACGCATTACACGGACTGGACGATCGCGCACGTCCATGGCGGAGCTCTCGGCTGGAACGGCTTCATGACGTTCGGCATGCTCTACTGGCTCGCCCCGCGCCTCTTCCAGACGCCCCTCTGGAGCCGCAAAATGATGGCGGCCCACTTCTGGCTGGGCACCATCGGCATCGTGCTCTACGTCCTCTCGATCTACGCCGCGGGGCTCACGCAGGGCCTGATGTGGCGGGCGTTCGATGAGTCCGGCCGCCTCGCCTACCCCGACTTCGTGGAGACCGTCACCGCGCTGGTCCCGATGTACTGGGTCCGCGTCGTGGGCGGCTCGCTCTACCTCGTCGGCATGCTGATGTGCGGCCTCAACATCGGCATGACTTGGGCCAGACGCCCGAAGACATACGACGAGCCCGTGTATGAGGCGCCCGCGCTCTCAAAGGTCTACGTCGATCCGCCCCGCCCCGGATCACGACTCGAAGCGAACGTCGGGCTCGGACACAAGGCCGACACCTTCATCCAGGGCTGGTGGCACCGCGTCTGGGAACGCCGCCCGATGAAGTTCACGGTCTGGGTCTTCATCGCGGTCGCCGTCGCCTCGCTCTTCGAGATCATCCCCACCTTCCTGATCAGATCGAACGTCCCGACCATCGAGTCCGTGAAGCCGTACACACCGCTCGAACTGGCCGGGCGCGACATCTACATCGCCGAGGGTTGCTACAACTGCCACTCGCAGATGATCAGGCCGATCTGGGCAGAGACGAAGCGCTACGGCGAATACAGCAAGCCCGGCGAGTTTGTCTACGACCATCCCTTCCAGTGGGGAAGCCGACGCATCGGCCCCGATCTCGCGCGAGTCGGCGGCAAGCAGTCGCACGACTGGCAGGTGCGCCACCTCGAAGATCCGCGTCAGTTGATCCCGCAGTCGCTGATGCCCGCATACCCGCACCTGCTCAAGCAGGATCTGAACTTCGCGTCGATCCAGGCCCGCGTCGATGCAATGGCGATGCTTGGCGTCCCATACGCAGAAGCGGTCCGCCAGGGCGGTGCCGAACGACTGGCAAGAGCACAGGCAGAACGCATCGCCTCCGAACTCGAAGCACAAGGCGGATACCCCGGCCTCTCGGGGAAGAAGGTCATCGCGATGGTGGCGTATCTCCAGCGGCTCGGAACCGATATCCACGCACCCGTCGGGGGCGAAGAAGAAACCGCAACCGCCGATGCCTCCGGCAGCGGCGAAACTCCCGCGAAGGAGGAGAAGCGATGA
- a CDS encoding Rrf2 family transcriptional regulator has product MLSQATGYATTAMGHIAAAGGKPVLVKEIADAAGIPPAYLAKIVQALARKGLVSTQRGVGGGVTLVRAPSQISLFDICEALDDPAVEQRCMLGVSACSEERACPCHQFWTSHRSAQQEFLRTTTIADIAAFETRRMWKNESARRTRGDVG; this is encoded by the coding sequence ATGCTGAGCCAGGCGACGGGTTACGCGACAACCGCGATGGGGCATATTGCTGCGGCGGGCGGCAAGCCCGTTCTCGTGAAAGAGATCGCCGATGCCGCGGGCATCCCCCCCGCTTATCTCGCGAAGATCGTGCAGGCCCTCGCTCGCAAGGGGCTTGTCAGCACGCAGCGCGGCGTGGGAGGAGGCGTGACGCTCGTGAGGGCGCCGTCACAGATCTCGCTGTTCGACATCTGCGAGGCACTCGACGACCCCGCCGTTGAGCAGCGGTGCATGCTCGGCGTCAGCGCGTGCTCTGAGGAGAGGGCGTGTCCATGCCATCAGTTCTGGACATCGCACCGGAGCGCGCAGCAGGAGTTCCTCCGCACCACCACGATCGCGGACATCGCGGCGTTCGAGACACGACGCATGTGGAAGAATGAGTCTGCGAGGCGCACTCGGGGCGATGTCGGCTGA
- the tnpA gene encoding IS200/IS605 family transposase, giving the protein MPQSLAQIYIHSIFSTKHRLPILHDDVRESLHRYAATVLKYIECPPVLINSVDDHIHILHELGRTISVSDAVQEVKTSTSRWLKSQSARLSDFAWQSGYGAFSVSCSSVDAVRAYIADQREHHRTTTFKDEFLAFLERHDVDYDARYVWD; this is encoded by the coding sequence ATGCCACAATCACTCGCGCAGATCTACATCCATTCCATCTTCTCCACCAAGCACCGGCTTCCGATCCTTCACGACGACGTTCGTGAATCACTGCATCGGTACGCCGCGACGGTGCTTAAGTACATCGAGTGTCCACCCGTCCTGATCAACTCCGTCGATGATCACATCCACATCCTTCATGAACTCGGGCGCACGATCTCGGTCAGCGACGCGGTTCAGGAGGTCAAGACGTCCACCTCGCGCTGGCTCAAGTCCCAGTCCGCGCGACTCTCCGACTTTGCGTGGCAATCCGGTTACGGCGCGTTCAGCGTCTCATGCTCAAGCGTTGATGCGGTCCGCGCCTACATCGCCGATCAGCGTGAGCATCATCGAACCACAACCTTCAAGGACGAGTTTCTCGCGTTCCTCGAACGGCACGACGTGGATTACGACGCTCGCTATGTGTGGGACTGA
- a CDS encoding acyl-CoA carboxylase subunit beta: MTTPTDTTAKTLKDHVTAYLKEEAKIKLGGGTKAIERQHEKGRLTARERVEKLIDPGSSFQELGLWAAHNMYAEYGGAPAAGVVTGIGSVQGRLCMIIANDATVKAGAFFPMTCKKIIRAQTIAHAARLPLIYLVDSAGVFLPMQEDVFPDTDDFGRIFRNNAVISADGIPQIAAIMGYCVAGGGYLPVLCDTLLMTEGSGLYLAGPALVKAAIGQQVTDEELGGASMHASISGTIDFKEPDDDACIRRVRELVGKYGAESRSHEVAKPRVTATARSGEDLFTLFTDKPGTQYDVKEIIGCLVDSRAFGGTALQSGDSSSTLESGATRNPDFDEYKADYGQSLVCGYGKIGGHACGIVANQKKITQRQMPGGKAGPSKFTNMPGVIYDDSADKAARFIMDCNQRKIPIIFLHDTTGFMVGRDSEQGGIIRAGAKMVNAMSNCIVPKIVVVLGGSYGAGNYAMCGRAFDQFLSFAWPGAKCAVMGANQATGVLATIEEASRKRKGETIDDETHKQILAAVHAGYTEQADIRHAAARGWVDRIIEPHKTRDELIAALNAAAQGWDYTKPFKTGVLQT, from the coding sequence ATGACCACGCCAACCGATACCACAGCCAAGACCCTCAAAGACCACGTCACCGCCTACCTCAAGGAGGAGGCCAAGATCAAGCTCGGTGGCGGCACAAAGGCCATCGAACGCCAGCACGAAAAAGGCCGCCTCACCGCGCGCGAACGCGTCGAGAAGCTCATCGACCCCGGCTCCTCCTTCCAAGAGCTCGGCCTCTGGGCCGCCCACAACATGTACGCCGAGTACGGCGGCGCGCCCGCGGCAGGCGTCGTCACCGGCATCGGCTCCGTGCAAGGCCGTCTCTGCATGATCATCGCCAACGACGCGACCGTGAAGGCCGGCGCGTTCTTCCCGATGACCTGCAAGAAGATCATCCGCGCCCAGACCATCGCCCACGCGGCGCGGCTGCCCCTCATCTACCTCGTTGACTCCGCCGGCGTCTTCCTTCCCATGCAGGAGGATGTCTTCCCCGACACCGACGACTTCGGCCGCATCTTCCGCAACAACGCCGTCATCTCCGCCGATGGCATCCCCCAGATCGCCGCGATCATGGGCTATTGCGTCGCGGGCGGCGGCTACCTCCCCGTCCTCTGCGACACCCTCCTCATGACCGAGGGCTCGGGGCTGTACCTCGCCGGCCCCGCGCTCGTGAAAGCCGCGATCGGACAGCAGGTCACCGATGAGGAACTCGGCGGCGCATCCATGCACGCCTCCATCAGCGGCACCATCGACTTCAAGGAGCCCGATGACGATGCGTGCATCAGGCGGGTGCGCGAACTGGTGGGCAAGTACGGCGCGGAGTCACGGAGTCACGAGGTTGCTAAGCCACGCGTGACCGCGACGGCCCGGAGCGGCGAGGACCTCTTCACGCTCTTCACCGATAAGCCCGGCACGCAGTACGACGTCAAAGAGATCATCGGCTGCCTCGTGGACTCGCGGGCCTTTGGTGGCACCGCTCTCCAGAGCGGTGATTCATCCTCCACTCTGGAGAGTGGAGCCACCAGGAACCCCGACTTCGATGAGTACAAGGCCGATTACGGCCAGTCGCTCGTATGCGGCTATGGGAAAATCGGCGGCCACGCCTGCGGCATCGTTGCCAACCAGAAGAAGATCACCCAGCGCCAGATGCCCGGAGGCAAGGCCGGCCCCTCCAAGTTCACGAACATGCCCGGCGTCATCTACGACGACTCCGCCGACAAGGCCGCACGCTTCATCATGGACTGCAACCAGCGAAAGATCCCCATCATCTTCCTGCACGACACCACGGGCTTCATGGTCGGACGCGACTCGGAGCAGGGCGGCATCATCCGCGCCGGCGCCAAGATGGTCAACGCCATGTCCAACTGCATCGTCCCCAAGATCGTCGTCGTCCTCGGCGGCTCCTACGGCGCGGGCAACTACGCGATGTGCGGCCGGGCCTTCGACCAGTTCCTCTCCTTCGCGTGGCCGGGCGCCAAGTGCGCCGTCATGGGCGCGAACCAGGCGACCGGCGTCCTCGCCACCATCGAAGAAGCCAGCCGCAAACGCAAGGGCGAGACCATCGACGACGAGACCCACAAGCAGATCCTCGCCGCAGTCCACGCCGGGTACACCGAGCAGGCCGACATCCGCCACGCCGCCGCGCGAGGATGGGTCGATCGCATCATCGAGCCCCACAAGACCCGCGACGAACTCATCGCCGCCCTCAACGCCGCCGCTCAAGGGTGGGACTACACCAAGCCCTTCAAGACGGGGGTGTTGCAGACGTGA
- a CDS encoding DinB family protein, giving the protein MAQQTGIPSVERFVARWLIGRWCRRNPPERTCQMLREQEGELRALFDAAADRATTRVQIKRLPGLESSSTNYSLAMVADHLARVNSDIAITLGSLARNERGTIEVRTANYKPSPDAAPDASLAALDRSIVALESVLADTGPIRRSGVGHVHPWFGELPATTWACFPAFHQALHMKQARLIAAGL; this is encoded by the coding sequence ATGGCACAGCAGACAGGCATTCCGTCGGTGGAGCGGTTTGTTGCTCGTTGGTTGATCGGGCGGTGGTGCCGTAGGAACCCTCCGGAGCGGACCTGCCAGATGCTTCGCGAGCAGGAGGGCGAGTTGCGTGCTCTCTTCGATGCGGCGGCGGATCGAGCCACGACGCGTGTGCAGATCAAACGGCTGCCCGGGCTTGAGAGCAGTTCGACGAACTACTCGCTCGCGATGGTTGCCGATCATCTGGCCCGGGTGAATAGCGACATCGCGATCACGCTCGGTTCGCTGGCGCGCAACGAGCGGGGGACGATTGAAGTGCGGACGGCGAACTACAAGCCGAGCCCCGATGCCGCGCCTGATGCGTCGCTGGCCGCGCTCGATCGTTCGATTGTTGCGCTGGAGTCTGTGCTGGCGGACACCGGCCCGATCCGTCGCAGCGGCGTGGGGCATGTGCATCCGTGGTTTGGGGAACTTCCTGCGACGACGTGGGCGTGCTTCCCGGCGTTTCATCAGGCGTTGCACATGAAGCAGGCGAGGTTGATCGCGGCGGGGTTGTAG
- the recA gene encoding recombinase RecA produces MARSSSTSAQIESKSESKSKSAKGDAQNAHSKPKGPEPITVDREKAAALDRALQQIDRNFGKGSIMRLDEEAYLNIPGISTGALSLDLALGGKGIPRGRIVEIFGPESSGKTTLALTVAANAQKKGGVAAFIDAEHALDPSWARKIGVNIDNLLVSQPDTGEQALEICELLVRSNAVDVIVVDSVAALIPKAEIEGEMGDSHVGLQARLMSQAMRKLTGVIARSNCTVIFINQIREKIGVMFGSPETTPGGRALKFYSSVRIDIRRISAIKDGDTNVGNRVRARVVKNKVAPPFRESEFDIMFSEGISVTGDVLDLAIEAEIVQKSGAWFSRGEVRLGQGRENSKQFLKDNPDLLDEIRRALLAAKVPPRVTTPVGNEAVEESEAELEV; encoded by the coding sequence ATGGCTCGCAGTTCGTCTACGTCCGCCCAGATCGAAAGCAAGTCCGAGTCCAAGAGCAAGTCCGCCAAAGGCGACGCTCAAAACGCCCATTCAAAGCCCAAGGGACCCGAGCCCATCACGGTCGATCGTGAGAAGGCCGCGGCACTCGATCGCGCCCTCCAGCAGATCGACCGCAACTTCGGCAAGGGCTCCATCATGCGCCTCGACGAAGAGGCCTACCTCAACATCCCCGGTATCTCGACCGGCGCGCTCTCCCTCGATCTCGCCCTCGGTGGCAAGGGCATCCCGCGCGGTCGCATCGTTGAGATCTTCGGCCCGGAATCATCCGGTAAGACCACGCTCGCCCTCACCGTCGCGGCCAACGCGCAGAAGAAGGGGGGCGTCGCGGCCTTCATCGACGCCGAGCACGCCCTCGACCCCTCCTGGGCCCGCAAGATCGGCGTCAACATCGACAACCTCCTCGTCTCACAGCCCGACACCGGCGAGCAGGCCCTGGAGATCTGCGAACTCCTCGTCCGCTCCAACGCAGTCGATGTGATCGTCGTGGACTCCGTCGCGGCTCTCATCCCCAAGGCCGAGATCGAGGGCGAGATGGGCGACAGCCACGTCGGCCTCCAGGCACGGCTGATGTCGCAGGCGATGCGCAAGCTCACCGGCGTGATCGCACGCTCCAACTGCACCGTCATCTTCATCAACCAGATACGCGAGAAGATCGGCGTGATGTTCGGCTCGCCCGAGACCACGCCCGGCGGCCGTGCTCTGAAGTTCTACTCCTCCGTCCGCATCGACATCCGGCGCATCAGCGCGATCAAGGATGGCGACACCAACGTCGGCAACCGCGTCCGCGCCCGCGTCGTCAAGAACAAGGTCGCGCCCCCCTTCAGAGAGTCCGAGTTCGACATCATGTTCAGCGAGGGCATCTCCGTCACCGGCGATGTGCTCGACCTGGCGATCGAGGCCGAGATCGTCCAGAAGTCCGGCGCGTGGTTCAGCCGGGGCGAGGTCCGCCTCGGTCAGGGCCGCGAGAACTCCAAGCAGTTCCTGAAGGACAACCCCGACCTGCTCGACGAGATCCGCCGCGCTCTCCTCGCGGCCAAGGTCCCGCCCCGCGTGACCACCCCCGTCGGCAACGAGGCCGTCGAGGAATCCGAGGCCGAACTCGAAGTCTGA